The following coding sequences lie in one Arachis ipaensis cultivar K30076 chromosome B05, Araip1.1, whole genome shotgun sequence genomic window:
- the LOC107644215 gene encoding putative pentatricopeptide repeat-containing protein At1g12700, mitochondrial, translating into MLRAASFSSLSFSRFSFSLHIPSFPFPACSCSMSSLHSHSELKSPRHVDEAVDSFTRMLSMRRPPSIMQFNKILGSLAKTNHFSPAISLFQQLQARGIAPCIVTLSIVINCCCGMGRMVLAFSVLTKIFRMGFQPDIITLNTLIKGLCLSGKVEKALHFHDRLLAYGFHFDQVTYATLINGLCKTGHTAAAIQVLRKIPRSGIAPDVFMYSAIIDSFCKVTLVSDAFHLYSEMLAKGISPDVITYNTLTYGLCLAGQLKETIDLLNHMMLKNITPNARTYNTLIDGLCKEGNIKDAKSVLAVMTKDSVEPTVVTYNCLMDGYCLVNELNKAKCIFDTMAQIGMTPDIQSYNIIINGLCKSKLIDDALNLFEEMRRKNLVPNTVTYNTLIDGLGKSRRISCASKLLVEMHNKGQPANIITYTSLLDGMFNIKQVDKALVLFNQMKKSGIDPNIFTYNILIDGLCKNGRLIEAKEIFQDLSIKNYHPDVRTYTIMIDGLCKEGLFEEALALMSKMEDNGCLPNAVTFEIVIRAFFEKGENDMAEKLLREMIARGLLNG; encoded by the coding sequence ATGTTGCGTGCAGCATCATTTTCATCACTCTCATTCTCCAGATTCAGCTTCTCTCTTCATATCCCCTCTTTTCCCTTTCCTGCCTGTTCATgttcaatgtcaagccttcacTCTCATTCTGAGCTCAAATCCCCTCGCCATGTTGATGAAGCTGTTGATTCCTTCACTCGCATGCTCTCCATGCGTCGCCCTCCATCTATCATGCAATTTAACAAGATTTTGGGGTCTCTTGCCAAGACCAACCATTTCTCCCCCGCCATTTCCCTTTTTCAGCAATTGCAAGCCAGGGGAATTGCTCCCTGCATAGTTACTTTGAGCATCGTAATTAATTGTTGTTGCGGCATGGGTCGTATGGTGCTTGCTTTCTCTGTATTGACCAAGATTTTCAGGATGGGTTTTCAGCCTGATATCATAACGTTGAATACACTCATTAAAGGTCTCTGTCTCTCTGGTAAGGTTGAAAAAGCACTGCACTTTCATGATAGATTGTTGGCTTATGGATTTCACTTCGACCAAGTCACTTATGCAACTTTGATTAATGGGCTTTGTAAGACCGGACACACAGCAGCTGCTATTCAAGTGTTGAGAAAGATCCCACGCTCTGGGATTGCTCCTGATGTCTTCATGTACAGCGCAATTATTGATAGCTTCTGTAAGGTTACGCTTGTAAGTGATGCTTTTCATTTATACTCTGAAATGCTTGCTAAGGGAATCTCTCCCGATGTTATCACCTACAACACTCTAACTTATGGATTGTGCCTTGCGGGCCAACTTAAGGAAACCATTGATTTACTAAATCATATGATGCTGAAAAACATTACTCCAAATGCTCGTACCTATAATACTTTGATTGATGGACTATGTAAGGAGGGAAATATCAAAGATGCCAAGAGTGTGTTGGCTGTGATGACAAAAGATTCTGTGGAGCCAACTGTGGTTACTTATAATTGTTTAATGGATGGGTATTGCTTGGTTAACGAATTAAACAAGGCAAAATGCATATTTGACACAATGGCCCAGATAGGAATGACTCCTGATATCCAAAGttacaatattattattaatggGTTGTGCAAAAGTAAGTTGATAGATGATGCCTTGAATCTCTTTGAAGAGATGCGTCGCAAGAACTTGGTTCCTAACACGGTAACTTACAATACTCTAATTGATGGCTTGGGAAAATCAAGGAGAATCTCTTGTGCTTCAAAGCTTCTTGTTGAGATGCATAATAAAGGTCAACCTGCTAATATAATCACTTACACTTCCTTGTTGGATGGGAtgttcaatatcaaacaagttgaCAAGGCACTTGTGTTATTTAATCAAATGAAAAAGAGTGGCATTGATCCGAATATATTCACGTATAATATACTTATTGATGGCCTATGTAAAAATGGAAGACTTATAGAAGCAAAAGAGATTTTTCAAGATCTTTCCATTAAAAACTATCATCCAGATGTGAGGACATACACTATTATGATCGATGGGCTCTGCAAAGAGGGCTTATTTGAAGAAGCATTGGCCCTGATGTCAAAAATGGAAGACAATGGTTGCTTACCAAATGCTGTGACTTTTGAAATCGTTATTCGTGCTTTCTTTGAAAAAGGTGAGAATGACATGGCAGAAAAACTTCTTCGGGAAATGATTGCTAGAGGCTTATTGAATGGATGA